The window CAACCCCCCGCCCCCCGTCCCCACCCCCGATTCCCTCGACGATCTTGCAGTTGTGGCGCCCCGGATCAGGGCGCTTGTCCGGATTTGCGTGCCACCACAAGTGCAAGATCGTCGCGCTAGGGGCTGGGTAGCGGCGTGCCGGGATTGACGGGTCCGGTTTGCTAGGGGTGTGCCGCGGTTTCGTCCAGCGGGTACGGGCGCTCGTCCGGCAGCAGTTCCGTCGCGCGGCGTTCGTCACCGGCGCGCAGGAGCGACCTGATCTCGCGTACGACCGGGGTCTTGTCGGTGATCGTGACGGTCCAGTCGTCGACGTAGTGGTGGACGGCCTCGCCGGACAGCCCGACCTGTAGGGAGCGGTACGGCAGGGGTTGCAGCCGTAACGACCGCTCGGGATCCCACTGGACGCGTACCGGGCTGGTCTTCAACTGTCGGGACCATTCGGCCCGGTCGGTGTGCTCGGTCCGGTCGAAGTGACTCAGGCACGCGTGCGCCAGCGCCCACTCGAACCCGGCACGGGTGATCTCGATCGCGAGCACCCGCTCCTGACCAGGCTTTTCGGCCCATCCGCAGCGGTACATCATCCACAGGAACGACGGCTTGATCCAGGTCATCCGCTCCCGTTTGAACGGACCCACGAACCGCCCGGCTGCCAACGCCGCCTCGGCGATCTCCGCCCGGTACGCCTGATAAACGGTGATGGTCTCGGCCGTGTACAAAGCCCGGACCTGCCGAGCGGGAACATCCACAACAACATGCTCCCCGACCCCCAGCCCTTCTCGCACCACGGTTTTCGTGATCCCCGAGAGTTCGGCCGGGTATGGCGAGCCGAACTCTCCCTGATCACGAAAAGGCGGAGGAGTCAGGTGAGGACGGTGATGGCGGCCAGGAGGTAGAGGCAGCCGCCGATGGCGACGACGACTCCGGCGGCGGCGGGGACCCAGCCGATCACCTTCGCGAGCGGCGACCAGGAACGGGCTCGGCCTGCGAGCAGGGCGTACCCGCGGATGGTCAGCACGCCGACCCCGGTCAGGGTGACCGCCATGCCGATCCCGAACACGATCACCAGGATCACCGCGTCCAGCGCGCGTCCGGTGAGCAGACCGCTGACCAGCACCAGGAACGCCGACGGTGAGGGAAGCAGTCCACCGGAGAGTCCGAGAGCGAGCAGCCCGCGACGCGACCACGGGTCGGTCATCTCGGGCGCGTCGTGATGGTGATGATGATGCCCCGGCTCGGTAGCGGTGACCGGGTCGGCGGTGAGCGTCGCGGTGGCGGTCGCCGCGTGCGCCCCGTCGACCGCGTGGTCATGCGAGTGCCCGGTTACCGGCTCCGGCTCGTGCGCGTGTGAGAGCCCGGCCGTCGGCTCCGGCCGGTGCGAGTGCGAGGGCCCGGTCGCAGGCACCGGCTCGTGCGAGTGACCGGGGGAGTGCGAGTGCCCGTGGCCGTGGTCGTGGGAGTGGCCGTGGCCGCGCAGGTGGCGGTAGGTGAGGTGGACACCGACGCCGATCACCACGAGCCCGGCGAGGACCTGGAGCCAGGCGGTGACCGACTTGGTGCCGAGACCGGCGGCGCCGGTCAGACCCACCCAGACCAGGGAGAGAATGAGTACGGAGAACGTGTGCATCAGCGCGACGATGGCGCCGAGCCGTACCGCGTCCCGATACCGTCCCCGGGTGCCGACCAGGTACGCGGCCGTCACGCTCTTGCCGTGTCCGGGTGCCACCGCGTGCGCGGCGCCGACGCCGAGCGCCACCAGCAGGGCCAGCCAGAACACCGCCCCACTGTCGAAGAGCGCGATCAGGTGGTTGTCCAGCCCGTTGATCCCGGTCATGCCGTCCTCCTCGTCCGACGCCGCCGGTTCACCAGCATCCCGGCGAGGATGGCGACCGCGGCGATGCCCGTACCGGCGGCGACCGTGCCCACGGCGGCCGGGCGACCGGAGCCGCCCTCACCCGCGGTCAGGCGGACCTGGTGGCTGCCCTCGGTGGCGGTGAAGAGCGCCTCCGTCGGGGTCATCGGCACGTCCGAGGTGAGCGCAGTCCGGTACGCGGTGTTCAGGTCGGTGAGCGCGCTGACCGTCACGTCGAGGTCGGTCACCGGCTGCGGGCAGTCGAAGGTGAGCCGGGCACCCTTCTTGACCAGCTGTTCCAGGGTGTCGAGGCGGCTCGCGCAGGGCGTCCCGGTCTGGCTGACCGTGATCCGCTTCAACAGGTAGTCGCGTACGGCGGGGGAGCGTTGCAGCTTCTGTTCGCCGGTGAGCCCGGTGTCGACCCTGCCCGTCGCGGGATCCTCGAACGCGCCGAGGGACTGGCCGAGGGCCACCCAGTCGTCCTCGGCGGCGAGCCAGTTGATGGTCACCCGCGTACCGTCGGCGCTGATCCTGGCCGTGGCCGGTGGGCCGAACGGGTGGGCGGAGGCCGGGCTGGCCGGCCCGGTGACCGCGACCAGCGCGGCCAGGGCGCCCAGCAGCGTGCCGGCCAGCGCGCGCGTACGGATGCTCACAGAGGCTCCTGTCCGGGGCGGACCGGGTGCGGGCCGGCGGGCCCGCACCCGGAACCGGCTACTTGCTGATGGTGATCACCGGGGTGGTGATCTTCTGGTTCTCGCTGACCAGGTAGACAACCTGGGTGCTGCCCTTCTTGGTGCCCTCCGGCACGGCGAAGGTGTAGTTGAACTGGCCCAGCTCGTCGGCCTTCTTCGAGGCGATCAGGACGCCGGGCTTGCCCTCGCCGAGGGTGGTGCTGCGCAGGTACACGCTCACCGTCTCGTTCGGGTCGTAGTTGTACGCCTTGACCTGGACCTTCTCGCCGACGGCGACGGTCTTCTGGGCGGTCAGGGCCCGC of the Micromonospora sp. NBC_01796 genome contains:
- a CDS encoding DUF4291 domain-containing protein, which gives rise to MDVPARQVRALYTAETITVYQAYRAEIAEAALAAGRFVGPFKRERMTWIKPSFLWMMYRCGWAEKPGQERVLAIEITRAGFEWALAHACLSHFDRTEHTDRAEWSRQLKTSPVRVQWDPERSLRLQPLPYRSLQVGLSGEAVHHYVDDWTVTITDKTPVVREIRSLLRAGDERRATELLPDERPYPLDETAAHP
- a CDS encoding HoxN/HupN/NixA family nickel/cobalt transporter, translated to MTGINGLDNHLIALFDSGAVFWLALLVALGVGAAHAVAPGHGKSVTAAYLVGTRGRYRDAVRLGAIVALMHTFSVLILSLVWVGLTGAAGLGTKSVTAWLQVLAGLVVIGVGVHLTYRHLRGHGHSHDHGHGHSHSPGHSHEPVPATGPSHSHRPEPTAGLSHAHEPEPVTGHSHDHAVDGAHAATATATLTADPVTATEPGHHHHHHDAPEMTDPWSRRGLLALGLSGGLLPSPSAFLVLVSGLLTGRALDAVILVIVFGIGMAVTLTGVGVLTIRGYALLAGRARSWSPLAKVIGWVPAAAGVVVAIGGCLYLLAAITVLT